From the Pseudomonas baltica genome, one window contains:
- a CDS encoding terminase gpA endonuclease subunit yields MSTLPPWMTDLRKAVKAGLAALFKEPPLTAVDWANTHFYLSSESSYQEGKWETAPFQVALLNSMGNDLIQFFNLMKSARVGYTKMLMANVGYKVQHKRRSVAVFSPTDPDAEDLMKQHIETMVRDVPTLLDLAPWYGKKHRDSSLSSKRFQNKKMLWCRGGKASRNYRGISADEVVYDELSNFEQNVEGEGAPTFLGDKRLEGATFKKSIRGSTPKIKGTCQIEKAAEESPYLLRFHIPCPHCGREQDLKWGGKDCEFGIKWERDAHGEITKAWYVCDHTKCVVLYHEMVEAAHQGRWICEKSGVWTRDGIDWYGADDDLRSTPRSVSFHVWTAYSTFTTWLEMVLEFDKVKDNRENLIAFVNTTLGETWEDDQGEKVDWELLYGRREVFPQVPLRGLTLMGAIDTQDDRYEGRVWAFGVGEEAWLVDKWVLMGDPASEELRKKVRLRCRQHYVRADGTKMGVERWCWDSGGHYTDEVYAESRALGDTWVIPVKGANVPGKPIANWPKSRNAKKVYLTEVGTENAKELIYSRLKIQPDTSGAAVPGCVHLPANDQICGEDELKQLTAETKELKIEKGKRVYRWTAKGRRNEALDCFVYALAALRISQHRFGLDLEMLAGTKRPQPQRGTRSRVRG; encoded by the coding sequence ATGAGTACCTTGCCACCCTGGATGACTGACCTGCGCAAGGCGGTCAAAGCTGGGTTGGCGGCGCTATTTAAAGAACCGCCTTTAACAGCGGTGGATTGGGCGAACACGCATTTCTATCTGTCGTCTGAATCCTCTTATCAGGAGGGGAAGTGGGAGACGGCGCCGTTCCAGGTGGCCTTGCTCAACAGCATGGGCAACGACCTCATCCAGTTTTTTAACCTAATGAAGTCTGCCCGGGTCGGTTACACCAAAATGCTGATGGCGAATGTCGGCTATAAGGTCCAGCACAAGCGACGAAGCGTTGCGGTTTTTTCGCCGACCGACCCCGATGCTGAAGATTTGATGAAGCAGCACATCGAAACAATGGTTCGGGACGTGCCAACGCTGCTTGATCTGGCTCCGTGGTACGGAAAAAAACACCGGGACAGCTCGCTCAGTTCTAAGAGGTTCCAGAACAAGAAGATGCTCTGGTGCCGCGGCGGCAAGGCCAGCCGGAACTATCGAGGTATCTCCGCCGATGAGGTGGTGTACGACGAGTTGTCGAACTTCGAGCAAAACGTCGAAGGCGAAGGCGCCCCAACGTTCCTCGGTGACAAGCGTCTGGAAGGCGCCACGTTCAAAAAATCAATTCGCGGCTCTACACCCAAGATCAAAGGCACCTGCCAGATCGAAAAAGCCGCAGAAGAGTCGCCCTATTTACTACGATTTCACATCCCGTGCCCTCACTGCGGCAGGGAACAGGACTTGAAGTGGGGCGGCAAGGATTGCGAGTTCGGCATCAAGTGGGAGCGTGATGCTCACGGCGAGATCACCAAGGCCTGGTACGTTTGCGATCACACCAAATGCGTCGTTCTGTACCACGAGATGGTGGAAGCGGCACACCAAGGCCGTTGGATCTGCGAAAAGTCAGGAGTCTGGACGCGCGACGGCATCGATTGGTACGGCGCTGACGACGATCTGAGGTCCACGCCCCGCAGCGTGAGTTTTCACGTTTGGACTGCCTATAGCACTTTCACCACCTGGTTAGAAATGGTCCTTGAGTTCGACAAGGTCAAGGACAACCGGGAAAACCTGATCGCCTTCGTCAACACCACGCTCGGCGAGACGTGGGAAGACGACCAAGGCGAAAAAGTCGACTGGGAGCTGCTCTACGGACGCCGCGAAGTGTTCCCGCAGGTGCCGCTGCGCGGGCTCACTCTGATGGGCGCCATCGACACCCAGGACGACCGCTACGAGGGTCGTGTTTGGGCGTTTGGTGTTGGCGAAGAGGCGTGGTTGGTAGACAAGTGGGTGCTCATGGGCGATCCGGCCAGCGAGGAATTGCGGAAAAAGGTCCGGCTCCGCTGCCGCCAGCACTATGTCCGCGCCGATGGAACCAAAATGGGCGTAGAGCGCTGGTGCTGGGACTCCGGTGGCCACTACACCGACGAGGTTTACGCCGAAAGTCGGGCTCTGGGCGACACCTGGGTTATTCCAGTCAAGGGCGCGAACGTGCCCGGCAAGCCGATCGCCAACTGGCCCAAGTCGCGGAACGCCAAAAAGGTCTACCTCACCGAGGTCGGTACCGAAAACGCCAAAGAGCTGATCTACAGCCGACTGAAAATCCAGCCGGACACCTCTGGTGCGGCGGTGCCTGGGTGCGTTCACCTGCCGGCCAACGACCAGATCTGTGGCGAGGACGAACTTAAGCAGCTCACCGCTGAAACCAAAGAGCTGAAAATTGAGAAGGGCAAGCGGGTGTACCGCTGGACGGCCAAAGGCCGCCGGAACGAGGCGCTCGACTGTTTCGTGTATGCACTCGCCGCGCTCCGTATCAGCCAGCACCGGTTCGGCCTGGATCTGGAAATGCTCGCCGGCACCAAGCGACCACAACCGCAACGCGGGACCCGCAGCAGGGTTCGAGGATGA